The DNA region CAGTAGTATGTCAGTTTTCAGAGGTCAAGGCATTAAAAAGATGAGATTATCCACAGGAACAAAGTAATAATACAAGtacaaattgaaacattttaagtaaacaaaaaaaatcagtttttaatccACAAGGCTAATCCCCTTGGAAACAAAACTTAGAACGCCACcagaaaagcagaaagtaaAAAGGCTAGCTTTCTTGAAGGTGGTTGGGATATAAAAAATGGAAGCTCTCTTGCAATCAAGGGGCCAATTGTCTCAACACTAAGACAATTCTACTAAAATTCTCTTTTAGTAGAagagcattttatttcagtgcaAGTCACATTTTGgtactttgaaaacatttaaaatgtaaacgtTATCAGAAAAGAAACCAAAGCATCTTAGAAACATACAAATGAAACCAACCTTGAGTTGGATCAACGTCATTTGTAAATCCTCTGAGATGCAACGATGCCTGGGCAGACTGGAGTGCCTGCAATAGAAATGTTAAAACGTCTGAGTCCAATCTACTGTACAATGATCTAAGCCCAAtctagtaaaacaaaaagataaaaaaaatagcattttccTAACCTTGTTTGATTCTCTGTCTGTAGGATGGACAACAATTCTGATCAGGAAAGGTGAACCGCTGGTCCGCTTTCGTTCGAAGGCACCAACTTCCTCCAGAAGAATCCTAGACGCCACGTTGTGTGGAAACTTCAGGAGAGCTCCAGTTCCCAGCACTGGAATAGCAACTGAACTGTAGCCTCTGCTGCTACAAGCATTCAGTATCTTTCTGATTCCCTGCCGCAGCATCTGGGAGGTTAAAATGGTGATTgttataaaaagcaaacaaacaaacaaaaacaagcaatttaTGAAGAAATTATAAGTACTTATGTTACCCCAATTGCAGGTCCATCTTGTTTGTTATCCCAACACTGCAGGTTGAGAAAGATGACTGCTTTACATTTGACAACAGGTACCCTCTCAACTACAACTATATCACTTGGCAGTGTTGCCCCTCCTGCTTCCTGGTAAAACAATGCTTCCAGCTGTGgtccaacatttgtttttaaaatatttcctatGCGTGTAGACACAGGATCATGGCCAATCATAGGAGACACAATGGCATCCGCCTAGGACAGAGCAATTTGATTTAGTCTAGGTTAACACAACCTTATTTTCATGCCTAGGAAATGATCAGGGTTAACTGTAGTCTAAAATGATCATATGAAATTCCTTTCTTATGCAGCTTGGCTTGTAAGCAAAACTTCTTACCTGTTGGTTCTCAATTGTTCCCTTAACAATCTCAACTTGTACAGGAGTTTCAGCAGTGGCGCCGCTTGCTCCTTCTTGGTCAGCAACGTTCGTCTTGAATCCAAGATCTTTCCCAGGCAGAAGGCGGTCACATGCGTCCTGCATGGCCCTCACCACCTCTTCCCTTTTATCTATCAGAATGATTTTGCTAAGACTTCGCCCGTCCTGACTACCAAACTCCTTGATGGCCGTTACGATGGCCTCAGAGCAAACCTTGATGGGAACGGCAAAAATGCCTGAGCTGATGCACGGCAGGGCTATAGACTTGAACTCCATCAGTTCGGCTAATTTCAGAGCGTTGCTAACAGTTTTCTCCAGTAAGCTCCTCTCTCTGCCACTAGCTCTCCCACTTTCAGGTCCAACAGCATGGAGCAGGCTCTTGCACTTCAGGTCGCCCCCTGTAGTTACCACTACATCACCGACAGCAATCTTTCCATGCCCTTTCACAAGGGCTCTGCTTTCTTTCTGCACCTGAGGACCACCTGCTTTACtcagagcagcagcaacacCACCGATGTGGTTTAGATCTTCATTGGCGGCATTTACAATGCCATCTGCATTCTGTTTTGTTATGTCACCCTGATAAACTATCACCTGCAGCCCATGCTGAAGATTGTATTTAGAAAGACGAGTCATCGGTCTACTCAAGTGAGGCTGTTCCTCGGGCTGTATGAGACACTTCTGAGATTCTGCAACCTTTAAGAGCATATCTCTTCCAGGGTGACCACTAAAATATCTCCCTGCCCCTGGCAGGTCAATGGTCACTTTGTTCAGCACAACAGATTGAAGAAGTGGACCCAGTCTATTCCTGACCTCAGTCACTTTGATGGATGGACCTACAAGCAACACCATGGGGCTGGAAGATGATGCAACAGGAGTGAAGGTAACACCTGAACAGTCAaatctctgtctctgcagaAACTCGGTTAAAAGGGGACATAATTCTGGGAAGGGGAGAGTGACTTTTCCCTCAACGCTTACTTGGTCCAAGATAAACTGAGATACAATTTCACTCAGCTCGTCAACCTCTGCCGAGTGGCCGGACAAACACACAGTGCCACCTGCACCAAACCCAACATTAGCCCTGCACTGCGTTTGGTTAATCTCGTTTGCCTTGGATTTAAGCGCTTCACAAAGCGCTGGCGGCAAAACAGGGTAGTTAGGAATATCATAAGTGACATCGTTAAAGTTCTTTTGGATCATTTTGACAGACTCGTCTAAATTGTCGGCACTGAAAGAGAAGAAGTGGAGCGCTGTGTCTCGTATTTCTGCTTCCACCGCCTTAGCCACTCCCAAAAACTCGCAAAGCATTCCGGGACCACCATAGACGTTTTTTAAGAATGCCAGAAATTGTAGGCTTTTGTCAGTAATCGTCCTCTCCAGCACTAGTTTCTCCTTTTCACTAATTACCTCACCGGCCTTGAGAATTTCTTCCACAGACCCCATTAGAGCTATTTTACCTTCATCAGCCTGTGTGACCTTCAACGCTGGAAAGTCTTGCCCTAGACTGCTTTCAATCTCCTTCCACAGGAGACGCAGTTTCGCCTCACCGATTCGACGAACAGTGGTTTGCATGTCACTTGGACGAGATCCTTTATTTTTAACGTAGAGAGACTCTAAATCTCTTAACTTTGCTTCCACCTGGCTTCGTTCTCCCACAACCACAGTCATTCCAACGTCACTGTACACCTTCACCTCATCTGCAGGCTGACGAGAGCTGTAGGACTGCAGCAAAGCTTTGACTTTGTGAGCGTCCATCTCATAGTGGCACGTGAAGCCATCAAACAGTTGGTTCACCTCAGATTTCCAGTCGTTGGGTTCAGCTGCGGCACCTGGCTGAGCTACTCGCCTGACTAAAACTCTCTCCTCCTGTGGTTGGAGCTCAGCGGTGCAGGAAAGCAAGGCCAGCTTACTGTCTAGTTCCCCTTTGACTTTTGGAGATTCCTTCAGGTAACGGAGGAGATACGAGTCGAGCTTTAGCTCATATTCTTCACTACTTGGTGGCAGTTTTGGAGGGATACCGGACAGCTGTGTCTGTtgccagaaaaaataaaacatgcatcaGGTTAGCTTTTCAGCGCACAACAGATTCTTCTAGAAGCTACTTTTCGATACTGTAAAAGATACAGTGATTCAAACCTAAATGTTAGAGCTTATTCTGTAACTCCTACCTTTCCTGATCATGTCAGGGACAATCCAGAAAACACTTCAATAGGAAATATCTACAATATCTCCTgagatacaaaataaaataaaataataataaaaaacatgtcaataaCAGGAATAATTCCCTAAACTGTACCAGGGTCAGTCTTTCATGTGTATTTTACTTCCACACAGGTTTAAATCAAGACAAGGTTTATATTTCCTGCCAACGGTTTAATCCCATTCAATTACATTCAATTATCTATTAAATTTCTAAAAGTGGCCCATGTAGAAGCAACTTGAGTTTTGatgagaaattacaaaaatttaaGGTTCAACAgcatgattatttaaaaaaagttatgaacttttgtgacattttattaaatttttttattaaagatgtcgattgtgttttttaattaggttttaattttcaaattagATAGCTCAGAGTATAATTGAATGCATTTTTGGAGTTACAAAGACCCGCAAATTTCTCTAGAAGCACAGCTGAGGAGGAATTAAGTCTCCACAGGAATCCAGCTCAGCACAATTTCTGCTTTACTGCGTCCTGGGCCACACCCATTCTATATAATGGTCTCTACTTCCTGGGCCTGTGTGAGCAGCTTAGGAAAGAAACTTTGAATTCAATCTTTTGACATGGCCTGGATGATTAAGAGAAGTTGAGGTTACATCACAAGATCTcaagttttaaaattgtttctgcTGGCTGCAGgctaaattaatatttgaaatgGTGAACTGATTTCATTGGTATTCAGGTGGGAAAACGCTTGTGGTCATGTACATGTGCACTCTGACTTTTAAGAGATGGAGCAAAAAGCACATGTTGCAATGAAACAATCTGTCATAAAActatgaagaaagaaaaaaaaaaagctttccaaCTTTATTTAAGTTTTCCTCGATTTTCAAAAACGTACCGGAGATGTGGTCGATGCATTCAGGTTCGGGTTGGCTGACTGGTCCGAAGGCGGAGAGGTGTCACCAGGGGCGGGTCCGGGATTGTCTCGCACAATCAGCTCTACGGTAACGCCAGCTACATCCACAACATGCTTAGGTTTCTGCAGGACCCTTTGTTGAGCTACAGGAGtggaaaaatgagaaataagTTATCCAAAAAGaatgaacatttctttaataGATTTATGCCAAATGTATGTCTGTTGTGGTAGCACACATTTGAGAAGTGATACAGAATCCATTCTACTTTCATTGTTGTAAAGGACTTCAGACTGTTTCTGATTAACTGGCTCTAACTCACCGCTTTCATTTTACCGTCACCTGTGGTGCCGGTAATTTTGCAACCTCGACTTGAACCTCATTATTTAACACTCATTATTTTACTCACTTAAAACTGTTGATTATAGAGGATAAATGGTTCACAATTAagacagcacacacacacaaacatcaaTGAATCAACCAATCATATCTTTATTCCAGACCTGTAAGAAGGTGCATggttactgatttatttatttttctccaactGGATTTATTGTGtaggacaaaaatattttttctccaaatattgAGTCTGAGAAGCATCTCAAACATGTTTCGCTCACAGTATTAATATGATGAAgttgtcttaaatgtttttaaatcaaatattctACCCATGATTTGATAGAATATTAATGTTAACTGATTTGGTCAACCCCctaagtaataaaataataataataataataataataataataataataataataataataataataatatatttttagggTGAAGGTCTTGTAGGTGTTATAAGAATATTGTagctatcaaaaaaaaaaaaaaaaacactcacacacacctcaTTATTCCagctatttattatttattaaattatgcaatagggtgggggggggggggggggggggggggggggggggaccaCTGCATTTAACTCCTGAACACTCAAATGTGAAAGTGAAACTATGAACTGTGTGTCTAAAAATAGAAAGAGACATACACAGCCtagcagaaaaagaaactaaataacatattaataaaacattctaTATGTCTTCTAAAATACTTTCGTAAactaataatatatatatatatatatatatatatatatatatatatatatatatatatatatatatatatatatatataattactaTATGCTGCGACATGTCCGCCAGTCAGATTTTACTTTCGCTTTCAACTCGTTCtcatgaaagaaaataattgaacCTTATATTCAATGAGTCCGCTGTCTTACCTTGCTGATCTTTAAAAGCAATGCTGTAAACTTTTCCGCCGACTTCGGTCAACGCGCCGCTCTCTCCGCCGCCCGACTTGCGCCGAATCTGGAAATGATTTTctatcttcttcttttcttcgtCGTTCAAACGGCCGCAGTCGAAGAAGACGGGAAACTTGTAAGACGCGTCCATGGTGAGCGCCAATCGAAGAAACCGACGAATAAACTGGGGGAGTTTATTCCACTTGCAAGACGCACCTGAACGCGTCTCTGGCTGTTCGGAAATCAGCTGGCATCGCAATTTTGCGTGACGAGTTTGCGCACAGCGGCTTCCTGTTATTGTTGTAAGCCGACGTCAGCAGAGGGTGAAAACACGCCGCCTGAGGAGGTTCTGTGATTTATGAGAGCCGCAATCTCAAACAGATGTAAGGAAAGCATGCAACtttctccattttattttacagaaagaaataatgacataatttgtcattttaatgcattacaAGTTTGGTGTTTTTCCCCAGAAATAAAGTTATGTAAAGTTATggtacaataaataaacaaataaataaataaatcccaaaTTTACCAGTGGTATAAAGAAATATACTGTGTTTGTGCATGCATCAATTAGAAccttaaaaataccaaaaactaTACTAACTACATTGGACACGAATGGatgttttgtgcatttctgaATATTCCAGTGAGCACTGTTGGGATCATGACTGGCGAATCGAAATTCATCCATGAACTAGTCAggacacagaaataaaaaaataattttaaaaagtaacataaTAACCAATGAATACTCAGAGAGCTTTGGAAAGACTCTGGATTAGCAGAGTCTCCTTTTCCTTTCAACAGTTAGTAATGCACTGAACTGCTGCAGAGCAAGCAAGTTGAAACGTGTCTCCAGTTTGCTGCAAAACGGTAGAACAAGATGTCAAAACACAGGAAGGATCAAATCTGTTCAGATAACAACATATTGTAACTTTTTGGATGTCACACTCCACTGGTTTTAGAAATGGCACCATACCCACAGTGACATTTGGCCATAAGAACAAAAAGTGATTGGTTGTGATTGACAAAGTGTGAATTTCTCGTCAAagcattgtctttttttttctccctccaaTACAATAGTCAATCATCCAGATCAGGTTGGTGGAAAGTTTGATACAAACAGTGAATGAGAGGTAGAGCTGGAGGAGCCCAAATTGTGGGATTTTAAATCAAACCAGAGGCACTGAGAAGAGGAATGTCCCAGTGAGGGAACAGTGACTACGACTTGCAAGGTGTGAACGTTTCCGCGTGTCCTTGGTGTTGCTCAGCTGAAGGTGATGAGGTATTCTGGGTAGGCCTGGTCGTCGTGGAAGATAACAAAGATGACAGGCTGCACCTGACAGTTTACCAAGCTGTCGAAGCAGTCGGTAGGGTCTGTACCT from Xiphophorus maculatus strain JP 163 A chromosome 14, X_maculatus-5.0-male, whole genome shotgun sequence includes:
- the LOC102229022 gene encoding poly [ADP-ribose] polymerase 14-like, which produces MDASYKFPVFFDCGRLNDEEKKKIENHFQIRRKSGGGESGALTEVGGKVYSIAFKDQQAQQRVLQKPKHVVDVAGVTVELIVRDNPGPAPGDTSPPSDQSANPNLNASTTSPTQLSGIPPKLPPSSEEYELKLDSYLLRYLKESPKVKGELDSKLALLSCTAELQPQEERVLVRRVAQPGAAAEPNDWKSEVNQLFDGFTCHYEMDAHKVKALLQSYSSRQPADEVKVYSDVGMTVVVGERSQVEAKLRDLESLYVKNKGSRPSDMQTTVRRIGEAKLRLLWKEIESSLGQDFPALKVTQADEGKIALMGSVEEILKAGEVISEKEKLVLERTITDKSLQFLAFLKNVYGGPGMLCEFLGVAKAVEAEIRDTALHFFSFSADNLDESVKMIQKNFNDVTYDIPNYPVLPPALCEALKSKANEINQTQCRANVGFGAGGTVCLSGHSAEVDELSEIVSQFILDQVSVEGKVTLPFPELCPLLTEFLQRQRFDCSGVTFTPVASSSSPMVLLVGPSIKVTEVRNRLGPLLQSVVLNKVTIDLPGAGRYFSGHPGRDMLLKVAESQKCLIQPEEQPHLSRPMTRLSKYNLQHGLQVIVYQGDITKQNADGIVNAANEDLNHIGGVAAALSKAGGPQVQKESRALVKGHGKIAVGDVVVTTGGDLKCKSLLHAVGPESGRASGRERSLLEKTVSNALKLAELMEFKSIALPCISSGIFAVPIKVCSEAIVTAIKEFGSQDGRSLSKIILIDKREEVVRAMQDACDRLLPGKDLGFKTNVADQEGASGATAETPVQVEIVKGTIENQQADAIVSPMIGHDPVSTRIGNILKTNVGPQLEALFYQEAGGATLPSDIVVVERVPVVKCKAVIFLNLQCWDNKQDGPAIGMLRQGIRKILNACSSRGYSSVAIPVLGTGALLKFPHNVASRILLEEVGAFERKRTSGSPFLIRIVVHPTDRESNKALQSAQASLHLRGFTNDVDPTQASFYRHVSMGKDEVAAMMGAVKLQIIHGDIVAAGTDVIVNTTDFIDYQSGVSHAILAAAGPAVLAELTRVGTPPDHFCTTQPGLLGCKEIVHASFKADSDVIRKNCKKILRLCESKRFSSVAFPAVNTGRGQMSPNVAATAMLDGLASTIRDMNPTSLSVIRIIILQQPVFQGFRSELENRFGRIVQSKLSLRDKARQRLKKIQEKCSRLTTFSSNQDETISSKPESTVLRVISCGPDVAKNVKKELELIVQKELIERTVSVHCVSKLDAMELEAVQAKVKLTGISVEHKAVDTGGPMGRTGSSKKEYVLKGLKEDVLSVTELITKAVQKVLEEELKDKEEATLALNIQWAMKDDSGEWQELSLSMNYMLEEAHLQKKVCVDLETPEGKTLKVNMKSQDATDWTTGTTYKLKRTECKDLELPSHWEPMQDEVFKKVELQPNSNEYQNVASDFLKTAKYTIHKIERVQNLYLWNAYSLCRQRILAKNGQAELGEKSLYHGTSAESCSCIERDRFDRSYAGAHATAYGKGVYFAVHAEYSARGFSPPDKSGMKRLYVARVVTGRYTLGKSDMKAPPARGADPTDCFDSLVNNQQQPTMFIVFHDDQAYPEYLITFC